A window of the Cutaneotrichosporon cavernicola HIS019 DNA, chromosome: 6 genome harbors these coding sequences:
- a CDS encoding uncharacterized protein (Lysine methyltransferase), giving the protein MDTEVLPAPNTKHVATLHTRLPNGDEVTLLQQAVDADGTRLGTTGTTLWLGAQVLSAYLASAIEFKPNRGRALELGAGVGYLALTVASLGYDVVTSDIEPVVSRVLSPNAAAAPRGCGTIEAREIDWFDAVRAASEESGPSGSKQGGSTSTDPKSSASLALLDAQYDLVVTTDTIYAPEMTPALWAALERAAAPRPGRRTPTVYIGLERRDPRVVDAAMEMGRQRGCTMRRVAHGRVVKALERAGWHWGPEDWEGIEVWKGKWR; this is encoded by the coding sequence ATGGACACCGAGGTCCTCCCCGCTCCAAACACGAAACACGTTGCGACGCTGCACACTCGCCTCCCCAACGGCGATGAAGTGACGCTGCTCCAACAGGCCGTCGATGCCGATGGCACGCGCCTCGGAACAACTGGTACGACGCTGTGGCTCGGCGCACAGGTTCTTTCGGCATACCTTGCCTCGGCAATCGAGTTCAAACCTAACCGCGGACGagcgcttgagctcggcgctggcgtcggATATCTCGCCCTCACAGTTGCGAGCCTCGGATACGACGTTGTGACATCTGACATTGAGCCCGTGGTGTCGCGTGTGCTATCGCCAAACgcagcggcagcgccgAGGGGTTGTGGGACAATCGAGGCGAGGGAGATTGACTGGTTCGATGCGGTACGCGCTGCCAGCGAAGAGAGCGGACCAAGCGGATCAAAACAGGGTGGATCAACAAGTACCGATCCAAAATCCAGCGcctctctcgccctcctcgacgcgcagtACGACCTCGTGGTCACCACGGACACGATCTATGCGCCCGAGATGACGCCTGCCCTCTGggcggcgctggagcgAGCGGCGGCACCACGACCCGGACGCCGGACGCCGACAGTGTACAttggcctcgagcgacGGGATCCGCGTGTGGTGGATGCCGCAATGGAGATGGGTCGGCAGCGTGGTTGTACCATGCGCCGCGTGGCCCATGGGCGGGTGGTGAAGGCATTGGAGCGGGCGGGCTGGCACTGGGGCCCAGAGGACTGGGAGGGCATCGAGGTATGGAAGGGCAAGTGGCGATAG
- a CDS encoding uncharacterized protein (alkylbase DNA N-glycosylase): protein MPAQQVHNRRAPQSARKGKLGGRKPDLVMDGGEDPSQWLGFSLPPRGPTTGLVGPPRRSRRGDAWKGSALTREKFVNASFRFMLKPTDVVGYGAHFADPDISLHWPNILQVLVPTFSAYSVAQGFVDTDTDDDAAGEEAAERRRRIEEERQGRSCPICLSKPVAGRMTKCGHIFCLPCILHFIALSEVPKAASCPICGDTIHEGMLKSVRYLDAATMVSAAQGDSRSAPSAEIATMMSEARAIDESEAAAAANGDETASHSSLGKRAHRIHMRLLHRPQMTTLALPSTATWPSDAIPPISAPWYFLPDVLTYSRFALASPEYMLKELQRELAELKREWDLLAGDELGRAFVKGARDKVERQVGKVEIELMTDAVRKHETQARRAWSEAVGGERREQERQRERGRRAAELVEKEKQDDHDLNVPLEFLAASAAATYGNVETVRVPPNVVVEPNPMPNLDAGTKSQRRKSRGGAALLTSPAPAAAPAACFYQSSLGAHVYLSALDMRILLTHFVSYDNLPPTLSFPTTGYDSGTVTEELRKRTKYLSHLPVGTEVVFVEANLVGIVPADVLAKFEQPLKTRRDKRRARCRREDRDKKRWEEAERAKRPPEVHVVHSALAPLADAELAMALERSRLDAENAEHFPSMDAGSPPRPTYAPAPPSPVSSFASALRGPSTARVWGRPQEDIDGAGVDAAWAGFQGEGEPEPEAAAAAEGRKKKGNKKGKKLVFGGAGRQA from the exons ATGCCAGCCCAGCAAGTCCACAACCGTCGCGCCCCGCAAAGTGCGAGGAAGGGCAAGCTGGGCGGGCGCAAGCCGGATCTGGTCAtggacggcggcgaggacccGTCACAGTGGCTCGGCTTCTCTCTCCCACCCCGCGGGCCCACCACAGGCCTTGTAGGCCCCCCAAGGCGTTCTCGCCGCGGAGACGCGTGGAAGGGCAGCGCGCTCACGCGCGAGAAGTTTGTCAACGCCAGCTTCCGCTTCATGCTCAAGCCCACCGACGTCGTGGGGTACGGCGCTCACTTTGCCGACCCCGATATCAGCCTGCACTGGCCCAACATCCTGCAGGTGCTCGTCCCGACCTTCTCGGCGTACTCTGTCGCGCAGGGTTTTGTAGATACCGACACggatgacgacgcggccggcgaggaggcggctgagcgtcgtcgccggATTGAAGAGGAGCGGCAGGGTCGCTCTTGCCCGATCTGCCTCAGTAAGCCCGTCGCAGGCCGGATGACCAAGTGCGGACAC ATCTTCTGCCTGCCGTGCATCCTGCACTTTATCGCGTTATCAGAGGTGCCAAAGGCCGCAAGCTGTCCAATCTGTGGCGACACGATCCATGAGGGCATGCTCAAGAGCGTGCGGTATCTCGATGCCGCGACGAtggtgtcggcggcgcagggcgACAGTAGAAGTGCACCATCGGCGGAGATCGCGACGATGATGTCTGAGGCGCGTGCGATAGACGAGTCGGAGGCGGCTGCAGCTGCGAACGGCGATGAGACTGCGTCCCATTCTTCGCTCGGTAAGAGGGCCCATCGAATTCATATGCGCCTGCTCCACCGGCCCCAGATGAcgacgctcgcgctcccaTCTACGGCGACGTGGCCGTCCGACGCGATCCCGCCGATCAGCGCGCCATGGTACTTTCTCCCGGATGTCCTCACGTACTCGCGCTTCGCTCTCGCCTCACCCGAGTACATGCTCAAGGAGTTGCAGCGTGAGCTCGCTGAGCTGAAGCGCGAATGGGATCTTCTCGCTGGTGACGAGCTAGGGCGCGCGTTTGTCAAGGGAGCgcgcgacaaggtcgagagACAAGtgggcaaggtcgagatcgagctcATGACCGACGCCGTTCGCAAGCATGAGACCcaggcgcggcgcgcatgGAGTGAGGCTGTtggtggcgagcggcgagagCAGGAGCGGCAACGTGAACGCGGACGCCGGGCCGCTGAActcgtcgagaaggagaagcaaGACGACCACGATCTCAACGTTCCGCTTGAGTTCCTGGCTgcgtcggcagcggcgacgTACGGGAACGTCGAGACCGTACGTGTGCCCCCGAATGTGGTTGTGGAACCAAACCCCAtgcccaacctcgacgccgggACGAAGAGTCAGCGACGCAAGAGCcggggcggcgcggcgctgctCACATCACCTGCTCCAGCTGCCGCACCAGCAGCGTGCTTCTATCAGTCGTCGCTTGGCGCCCACGTGTACCTTAGTGCGCTCGACATGCGTatcctcctcacccactTCGTCTCGTACGACAACCTCCCGCCCACACTCTCCTTCCCAACGACCGGCTACGACTCTGGGACCGTCACCGAAGAACTCAGAAAGAGGACAAAGTACCTCTCGCACCTACCGGTCGGAACAGAGGTCGTGTTCGTGGAGGCAAACCTCGTGGGCATTGTGCCAGCCGATGTGCTCGCCAAGTTTGAGCAGCCCCTCAAGACGCGGCGGGAcaagcggcgcgcgcgctgccgTCGTGAGGACCGGGACAAGAAGCGCTGGGAAGAGGctgagcgcgccaagcgACCGCCCGAAGTCCACGTCGTGCACTCTGCGCTGGCGCCTCTCGCAGACGCCGAACTGGCGATGGCACTCGAGCGCTCACgtctcgacgccgagaacGCTGAGCACTTCCCGTCTATGGACGCGGGGagcccgcctcgccctaCGTACGCGCCAGCCCCGCCATCGCCGGTGAGCTCGTTCGCGAGCGCCCTCCGTGGCCCATCCACTGCGCGCGTGTGGGGCCGGCCGCAGGAGGACATTGACGGTGCTGGCGTTGACGCCGCGTGGGCCGGTTTCCAGGGCGAAGGGGAGCCTGAGCccgaggctgcggctgcggctgaagggcggaagaagaagggcaacAAAAAGGGCAAGAAGCTCGTGTTTGGCGGCGCAGGGCGGCAGGCATAG
- a CDS encoding uncharacterized protein (Transmembrane proteins 14C), which produces MAGSPEYDIPGFVYASLVTAGGLMGFIKRGSVASLVAGGGSGLIAGWGAYRVSHNPKDVRVSLAVAVILTLLMGKRFIASGKFMPAGLVTALSIIMVVRYGMRLQ; this is translated from the exons ATGGCTGGATCTCCCGAGTACGACATTCCAG gcttCGTCTACGCCTCCCTCGTCACTGCCGGCGGCCTGATGGGCTTCATCAAGAGGGGTTCCGTCGCCtccctcgtcgccggcggcggTTCAGGCCTCATCGCTGGCTGGGGCGCTTAC CGCGTGTCGCACAACCCCAAGGACGTGCGCGTCTCccttg ccgTTGCCGTCATCCTCACGCTGCTCATGGGCAAGCGGTTCATCGCATCAGGCAAGTTCATGCCCGCGGGTCTGG TTACT GCGCTCTCCATCATCATGGTTGTGCGGTACGGCATGCGCCTGCAGTAG
- a CDS encoding uncharacterized protein (rRNA processing/ribosome biogenesis) produces MSSPSALSGTTLLALLTSIPLPSSAADEIVSLHAPFVQPSLLPQGQLGKWLARLNSAVTAREPAAAALAAIVIEQDTEGFAASQFGKGWMGACLGVLAAPSTTPEALPSFMKLSCALVDAAPQAPAFEREVVQPAMGKLAVSMSRVLERLVEARAWPATLDALDAARALITASAAPFRPAAPALRAPMTTLVLGTSDAPESVRYAAAQTLAVLHMTGGKAGAPSAWGTDMRDVLGGLAAALGAMTAEAMEEEPPRASPPPPPTSIPTFPVDAVERVNISLLAVEGYTELGLALLTTATARPVPVPLAQIVSAALRALNLTFDTPVAAHVSPTHHAALAAALPRVWSAGLLLLGGAMAACADHVVPHLTVILEHTVYLLERVPAQMAEARLQLLRFHSLLLQIYPAAILPAEYTSRLLKFSLGVLGTLLDARLAVTSATGTGRKGKKRARGAEDALVGGLEGRAPRATSHIEAEILHAALDLSPALHAAAQPALLNFSLRVHLAVYAALAARPAFTDPSSSTAVRGALDTALQNAATLEAAGTARDIRTLLLTVLPPTVERNAAFDALLHPALPPLSRPLPTLAQLHMFAPESEAERKVRRELGFRDPDDEEEDEEEDDDDDMAVDSWEAGNGAVPAPRAQMPAPAPIAVKAMPVPPPQPVAVLPTVSAPAAPVPAPFTVPIPLPAAAPFAEVVSAAPEPAPAPAVPFMSSSKSATPAPAALVPVQVAVTEEDADSDEEIPDLDSGSSDEDE; encoded by the exons atgtcgtcgccctcagcCCTGTCGGGCACGACGCTCTTGGCGCTCCTCACTTCGatccctctcccctcaTCAGCGGCGGACGAGATCGTGTCTCTACATGCTCCCTTCGTCCAGccgtccctcctcccacagGGCCAGCTTGGGAAGTGGCTCGCGCGTCTCAATAGCGCCGTCACGGCCCGCGAACCTGCCGCGGCGGCACTGGCAGCGATTGTGATCGAGCAGGACACGGAGGGGTTCGCTGCCTCGCAGTTCGGGAAGGGGTGGATGGGGGCGTGTTTGGGCGTGTTGGCA gcgCCATCGACCACACCGGAGGCTCTCCCCTCTTTCATGAAGCTGTCATGTGCGCTTGTAGATGCGGCGCCGCAAGCTCCCGCGTTCGAGCGTGAGGTTGTCCAGCCTGCGATGGGCAAGCTTGCCGTCTCCATGTCCCGTGTTCTTGAGCGATTGGTAGAGGCCCGCGCTTGGCCTGCGACTTTGGACGCACTGGACGCAGCCCGCGCTCTCATCACTgcctccgccgccccaTTCCGGCCCGCTGCACCGGCACTCCGCGCGCCCATGACAACGCTGGTGCTCGGCACCTCTGACGCGCCGGAGAGCGTACGGTACGCGGCTGCGCAGACTCTGGCCGTCCTGCACATGACTGGCGGCAAGGCCGGTGCACCCTCCGCATGGGGGACGGACATGCGGGATgtgctcggcggcctcgccgctgcTTTAGGTGCCATGACCGccgaggcgatggaggaAG AaccgcctcgcgcgtccccgccgccgccgcctaCTTCCATCCCAACCTTTCCTGTGGACGCGGTGGAGCGTGTCAACATCTCTCTCCTGGCTGTCGAGGGTTACACtgagcttgggcttgcTCTCCTCACAACTGCGACTGCGCGACCCGTCCCCGTCCCTCTTGCACAGATTGTCAGCGCAGCCCTCCGCGCTCTCAACCTGACGTTTGATACGCCTGTCGCGGCCCACGTCAGCCCGACTCATCAcgctgcgctcgctgcCGCCCTCCCGCGTGTTTGGAGCGCAGGTCTCCTCCTGCTAGGCGGCGCGATGGCCGCGTGTGCAGATCACGTGGTGCCACACCTCACCGTCATTCTCGAGCACACCGTTTacctccttgagcgcgtaCCCGCTCAGATGGCGGAGGCGCGCCTCCAGCTACTCCGCTTccactccctcctcctccagatctaccccgccgccatcctccCTGCCGAGTACACCTCTCGCCTCCTCAAGTTCTCCTTGGGTGTCTTGGGGACCCTGCTCGACGCTCGACTCGCTGTCACGTCCGCCACGGGCACCGGGCggaaggggaagaagcGCGCGCGTGGTGCAGAGGACGCACTGGTCGGCGGACTCGAGGGCCGGGCGCCCCGTGCCACCTCCCAtatcgaggccgagatcctccacgcggcgctcgacctctcgCCAGCCCTCCATGCCGCTGCACAGCCCGCGTTGCTCAACTTTTCCCTCCGCGTCCACCTGGCTGTTTACGCCGCTCTCGCGGCCCGACCGGCCTTTACCGACCCCTCTTCTTCGACAGCGGTCCGTGGTGCGCTTGACACAGCACTGCAGAACGCCGCGAccctcgaggcggctgGAACGGCGAGGGACATCCgcacgctcctcctcaccgtccTACCTCCCACGGTAGAGAGGAACGCGGCGTTTGATGCTCTCCTACACCCCGCCCTCCCGCCATTGTCGCGCCCACTGCCCACGCTGGCGCAGCTGCACATGTTTGCCCCCGAGAGTGAGGCTGAGCGCAAAGTCCGGCGCGAGCTGGGTTTCCGGGACccggatgacgaggaggaagacgaggaagaggacgatgacgacgacatggccgTCGACTCCTGGGAGGCAGGGAATGGGGCCGTACCGGCGCCTAGGGCCCAGATgccagcaccagcacctATTGCGGTCAAGGCTATGCCCGTCCCACCTCCACAGCCAGTCGCCGTGCTCCCGACAGTGTCAGCCCCCGCCGCTCCAGTGCCAGCACCATTCACGGTGCCCATTCCTCTCCCTGCTGCAGCTCCGTTTGCAGAGGTAGTGTCTGCTGCACCTGAACCAGCTCCCGCGCCCGCTGTGCCGTTCATGTCGAGCAGTAAATCTGCTacgcccgcgcccgcggCGCTGGTGCCGGTTCAAGTGGCAGTtacggaggaggacgctgactcggacgaggagatccccgacctcgacagTGGGAGTagcgacgaggatgagtAG
- a CDS encoding uncharacterized protein (Arsenite-resistance protein 2): MSGYSSLPARPVEASPIRSPERPLPDERGRGGYDVPPHRDYERGYDSDRHYAVSRDYDERWQDDYERKRRRSPSPGYPHQRQRRRSPSPGRYNQLPDPASLETVLTFKQFAEWFRVSHPQTAKDDDEDLRCIRGDVDSGVLPKSVLVEKHGMAKRYERYKKEYYSRQLFALYLTHRDDAWFQERYGQTEEAAALRRRVNRQGRVPGVEQYIAELRDGKWDDANYDHSEDKLQAQDDPEALDRALGDEPHDPLRMVVPPRPGQVFVKTVPPNTKRKDLEGIFAKASGFQWLALSEPSMKRSFHRVGWAQYEEGVKVEEVVDTIDGSKVDNFIFHMGVNASAIVGRIRLTPAIATTLSRLETDAERARELALKLEDGLMETDPPQADQPAEGESGDAAEEQDKGDKARGLHERGSDVVADVVTRLLAQQNLDGDELDEEQRVRKAKITLDQYMSYLRNALNSCYYCVVPTAFPEELQRKCVQHLRAPEEASAPEESGRDVEETAAREAPSKRYTYPSKSSEERWVENLDLKVRGVIDEDPDVVEYGGRDIEDETRRLLAPYIKQEEADKYRCKECGKLFRAPEFVMKHIISKHSVAVKDKLDEAHVFNAFALDPQHLQPTSTTLAAVDDQLPSRPALPAFNPAVASQAMFNPAAASQPGFNMAMQQQMMMMMHMQMMMHGGNSGGAGPAGAGASPAKGRTRDFDASELPPAPPGGEDPRARKGPISYRDLDEPSGAGDGGLPY; encoded by the exons ATGTCCGGTTACTCAAGCCTACCAGCCCGGCCCGTCGAGGCGTCTCCCATCCGCTCGCCCGAGCGCCCTCTGCCCGATgagcgcggccgaggtggatACGACGTGCCTCCTCACCGCGATTACGAGCGTGGATACGATTCGGATCGCCATTATGCAGTGTCACGTGATTACGACGAGCGCTGGCAAGATGACTATG AGCGTAAGCGCCGTCGGTCCCCTTCCCCTGGTTACCCgcaccagcgccagcgtcgTCGATCGCCGTCACCTGGGCGTTACAACCAATTGCCAGATCCCGCCAGCTTGGAGACAGTCCTCACGTTCAAGCAGTTTGCTGAGTGGTTCCGCGTGTCTCATCCCCAAaccgccaaggacgacgatgaggacTTGCGCTGTATCCGCGGAGACGTAGACTCGGGTGTGCTACCCAAGTCTGTCTTGGTAGAGAAGCATGGTATGGCCAAGCGCTACGAGAGATACAAGAAGGAGTACTACTCGCGCCAG CTCTTCGCGCTGTACCTCACTCACCGGGACGATGCTTGGTTCCAGGAACGCTATGGGCAGACtgaggaggctgcggctttgcggcggcgagtgAATCGTCAGGGCCGCGTGCCCGGTGTCGAGCAGTACATTGCCGAGTTGCGCGACGGCAAGTGGGACGACGCCAACTATGACCACTCTGAGGACAAGCTGCAGGCACAGGACGACCCCGAGGCTCTGGATCGTGCTTTGGGTGATGAACCACACGACCCCTTGCGGATGGTggttcctcctcgaccggGACAGGTCTTCGTCAAGACCGTGCCTCCCAACACGAAGCGGAAGGACCTGGAGGGCATCTTTGCCAAGGCGTCTGGCTTCCAGTGGTTGGCGCTGTCCGAGCCCTCCATGAAGCGGAGTTTCCACCGTGTTGGGTGGGCCCAGTACGAGGAAGGCGTTAaagtcgaggaggtggtggacACCATCGACGGCTCAAAG GTCGACAACTTCATCTTCCACATGGGTGTCAATGCCTCTGCAATTGTCGGACGTATACGCCTGACGCCCGCAATCGCGACCACGCTCTCGCGCCTCGAGacggacgccgagcgcgcacgcgaACTCGCACTCAAGCTTGAGGATGGGTTAATGGAGACCGACCCACCGCAAGCCGACCAGCCAGCTGAGGGTGAGAGCGGTGATGCAGCTGAGGAGCAGGATAAGGGAGACAAGGCACGTGGTCTCCATGAGCGCGGAAGCGACGTTGTCGCCGACGTGGTGACCCGTCTACTCGCTCAGCAGAAcctcgatggcgacgagcttgacgaggagcagcgCGTACGCAAG GCGAAGATTACGCTCGACCAGTACATGTCGTATCTGCGCAATGCCCTCAACTCCTGCTATTACTGCGTCGTTCCGACCGCGTTCCCTGAAGAGCTGCAGCGCAAGTGTGTCCAGCACCTGCGTGCGCCGGAGGAGGCATCTGCTCCTGAAGAGTCTGGCcgtgatg TTGAGGAAaccgcggcgcgcgaggcccCGAGCAAGCGGTACACATACCCGTCCAAGAGCAGCGAGGAGCGGTGGGTCGAGAACCTTGACCTCAAGGTGCGCGGCGTCATTGACGAGGACCCCGACGTTGTCGAATACGGAGGCCGCGACATCGAAGACGAGACGCGACGCCTGCTCGCACCGTACATCAAACAAGAGGAGGCGGACAAGTACCGCTGCAAGGAGTGCGGCAAGTTGTTCCGTGCGCCAGAGTTCGTCATGAAGCACATCATTAGCAAGCATAGTGTGGCCGTCAAGGACAAgctggacgag GCGCATGTATTCAACGCGTTCGCGCTGGACCCCCAGCATCTCCAGCCCACGAGCACAACACTCGctgccgtcgacgaccagcTGCCCAGCCGCCCAGCCCTCCCGGCCTTCAACCCAGCTGTCGCGAGCCAGGCCATGTTCAATCCCGCTGCTGCGAGCCAGCCGGGTTTCAACATGGCGATGCAGCAAcagatgatgatgatgatgcaCATGCAGATGATGATGCATGGTGGCAACAGCGGTGGAGCTGGTCCTGCTGGTGCAGGCGCCAGCCCCGCGAAGGGCCGGACGCGCGATTTTGACGCGTCCGAGCTCCCTCCAGCACCACCTGGTGGCGAAGACCCGCGGGCACGTAAGGGTCCTATATCCTACCGCGATCTCGACGAGCCCTCTGGtgctggcgacggcggtCTCCCGTATTAG
- a CDS encoding uncharacterized protein (NIPSNAP) has product MASRALARRPLSITRGLVAARSLHATTPSLNDKPKPAPTTTTSSSSSSTTAAAAEGDKVPSQGFLGSLFYGSEHARAEGDIKLLEKKQHSKTVGRGKYVHEKITHAVIPGHRDAYLEAAEAYFTTLAKESYNLGNVKLCGSWETIVGAVGNFTHILEHEGYKGYDETRVLVAKNQTLQKHLNNMLPHLQTRQHQLMSEFVFLPMSPPRDSGYPDGGVFELRTYQLQPGKLLEWESAWRRGVEARLRFVQPVGGFFGQVGQLHEVHHIWQYPDMATRQAARGKAWTIGGWADTVQQTSRLTQTMKTTIMLPTSWSPLR; this is encoded by the exons ATGGCTTCCAGggctctcgctcgccgcccactCTCAATCACGCGCGGCCTTGTTGCCGCGCGTTCCCTTCACGCCACCACACCATCCCTCAACGATaagcccaagcccgcccccaccaccaccacctcctcctcctcctcctccaccactgctgccgccgccgaagGGGACAAGGTCCCGTCGCAGGGATTCCTCGGC TCCCTCTTTTACGGCTCAGAGCACGCGCgtgccgagggcgacatCAAGCTCTTAGAGAAGAAGCAGCACTCCAAGACGGTCGGCCGCGGCAAGTACGTTCACGAGAAGATCACGCATGCCGTTATCCCCGGACACCGTGATGCGTatctcgaggccgccgaggcctACTTCACCACTTTGGCCAAGGAGAGTTACAACTTGGGCAATGTCAAGCTCTGCGGAAGCTGGGAGACAATCGTCGGTGCGGTGGGCAACTTCACCCACATCCTAGAGCACGAAGGGTACAAGGGATACGACGAGACGCGCGTCCTGGTGGCCAAGAATCAG ACGCTCCAGAAGCACCTCAATAACATGCTTCCTCACCTCCAGACTCGCCAGCACCAGCTCATGTCCGAGTTCGTTTTCCTCCCCATGTCACCACCTCGCGACAGCGGCTACCCCGATGGCGGCGTGTTCGAGTTGCGCACGTACCAGCTGCAGCCCGGCAAGCTTCTCGAATGGGAGTCGGCATGGAGACGTGGTGTCGAGGCCCGGCTGCGGTTTGTGCAGCCAGTTGGCGGTTTCTTCGGCCAGGTCGGCCAGCTGCACGAGGTCCACCACATCTGGCAGTACCC TGACATGGCTACCCGCCAGGCTGCTCGTGGCAAGGCGTGGACGATCGGGGGGTGGGCCGACACTGTCCAGCAGACGTCGCGTCTGACCCAGAcgatgaagacgacgaTCATGCTGCCGACGTCGTGGAGCCCGTTGCGGTAG